A stretch of Vigna angularis cultivar LongXiaoDou No.4 chromosome 4, ASM1680809v1, whole genome shotgun sequence DNA encodes these proteins:
- the LOC108341279 gene encoding uncharacterized protein LOC108341279 produces the protein MESKDPPDIKSFKKFPLTLRFVVLVVTVLCGIYIFTISVEQKGVSTSNKLLENTVFKQPCHHPPGVEEWEVSYLHYPEPKTFSREECACNPVRFFCIVSMQRSGSGWFETFLNSHINVSSNGEIFSVGRRRTNVSSILETMDQVYNLDWFSSASKNECSAAVGFKWMLNQGLMEHHEEIGEYFERRRVSIIFLFRKNLLRRMISVLANAYDKDAKALNGTHKSHVHSATEAKILANYKPRLNITLLIPELKIMKETAAKAITYFRNTRHIVLYYDDLVHNRTKLKDVQEFLRVPYRDLESRQVKIHTAPLSEQIENWDEVQEELTGTPFQWFLGKNSQIQ, from the exons ATGGAATCCAAA GACCCTCCGGATATAAAATCTTTCAAGAAATTCCCATTAACATTGAGGTTTGTAGTTTTAGTAGTGACCGTCCTTTGTGGAATTTACATTTTCACAATATCTGTAGAGCAAAAAGGTGTAAGCACAAGTAACAAGTTGCTAGAAAACACTGTCTTCAagcagccatgtcatcatcctCCTGGTGTTGAAGAATGGGAAGTCTCATACTTGCACTATCCAGAACCCAAAACCTTTAGCAG AGAAGAGTGTGCCTGCAATCCTGTTCGATTTTTCTGCATTGTGTCAATGCAAAGATCTGGGAGCGGTTGGTTTGAGACATTTTTGAACAGTCATATTAATGTAAGCTCTAATGGAGAAATATTTTCAGTAGGCAGAAGAAGGACTAACGTTTCTTCCATTTTGGAGACAATGGATCAAGTTTACAATCTCGACTGGTTTTCCAGTGCCTCCAAGAATGAGTGTTCTGCAGCTGTTGGCTTCAAGTGGATGCTTAATCAG GGTTTGATGGAGCATCATGAGGAAATTGGAGAATACTTTGAACGAAGACGAGTTTCTATAATCTTCCTATTCAGAAAGAACTTGCTCCGTAGAATGATATCAGTGCTAGCGAATGCCTATGACAAAGATGCCAAGGCACTGAATGGAACTCATAAGTCTCACGTGCACTCTGCAACGGAG GCTAAAATTCTTGCCAACTATAAACCACGGCTCAATATCACATTGCTGATACCAGAGCTAAAGATAATGAAGGAGACAGCAGCAAAAGCCATCACATACTTTAGGAACACTCGCCATATTGTTCTCTATTACGATGATCTTGTCCACAATCGCACT AAACTGAAGGACGTTCAAGAATTTCTAAGGGTGCCATACAGAGATCTGGAGAGTCGTCAGGTAAAGATACACACTGCCCCATTATCGGAGCAGATTGAAAACTGGGATGAGGTCCAGGAAGAGCTCACAGGGACGCCATTCCAATGGTTTCTCGGAAAAAATTCTCAAATACAGTAG
- the LOC108343375 gene encoding polyadenylate-binding protein RBP47C, with product MQPTSNGSDSQATEQNQQTPPPPPPPQPVPVPPQWLPMQYPAAAMVMQHHMMPPQHYAAPPPPPQPYVAYHQYQQQLSHVSHAHHQGSSVENKTVWVGDLHHWMDENYLHRCFASTGEISSIKVIRNKQTGLSEGYGFVEFYSHGTAEKVLQNYAGILMPNTEQPFRLNWASFSTGDKRSDNVPDLSIFVGDLAADVTDSMLHETFSNRYPSVKAAKVVFDANTGRSKGYGFVRFGDDNERSQAMTEMNGVYCSSRPMRIGAATPRKTSGYQQGSQSNGTSNQSEADSTNTTIFVGGLDPNVTAEDLRQPFSQYGEIVSVKIPVGKGCGFVQFANRNNAEEALQKLNGTTIGKQMVRLSWGRNPANKQFRGDFGSPWNGAYYGGAVYDGYGYALPAPHDPSIYAAAYGAYPIYGGHQQQVS from the exons ATGCAACCAACATCGAACGGCTCTGATTCGCAAGCCACGGAGCAGAACCAGCAGACGCCGCCCCCGCCGCCACCGCCGCAGCCTGTGCCCGTACCGCCGCAGTGGCTCCCGATGCAGTACCCAGCGGCTGCCATGGTAATGCAGCACCACATGATGCCGCCTCAACATTATGCCGCGCCGCCGCCGCCTCCGCAGCCCTATGTCGCCTATCACCAGTACCAGCAGCAGCTCTCGCACGTGTCGCACGCGCACCATCAGGGATCCAGCGTCGAGAACAAGACCGTATGGGTCGGCGATTTGCATCACTGGATGGATGAAAATTATCTCCACCGCTGTTTCGCTTCCACCGGCGAG ATTTCCTCCATTAAGGTTATTCGAAATAAGCAGACTGGTCTATCAGAGGGTTATGGATTTGTTGAATTCTATTCGCATGGCACAGCTGAGAAAGTTTTGCAGAATTATGCTGGGATATTGATGCCTAACACAGAGCAACCTTTCCGCCTGAACTGGGCATCATTTAGCACAGGAGACAAGCGTTCAGATAATGTCCCTGATCTTTCTATTTTTGTAGGAGATTTAGCTGCTGATGTTACAGATAGCATGTTGCATGAAACTTTTTCTAATAGATACCCATCTGTTAAAGCTGCAAAAGTTGTTTTTGATGCCAATACTGGCCGTTCAAAGGGTTATGGTTTCGTCAGGTTTGGAGATGATAATGAGAGGTCTCAGGCTATGACTGAAATGAATGGAGTTTACTGCTCTAGCAGGCCTATGCGTATTGGTGCTGCAACTCCAAGGAAAACGTCTGGCTATCAACAAG GAAGTCAGTCCAATGGCACATCCAACCAATCTGAAGCTGATTCTACGAACACAACT ATATTTGTCGGAGGTCTTGACCCCAATGTTACTGCTGAAGATCTTAGGCAGCCATTCTCCCAGTATGGTGAGATAGTCTCTGTTAAGATACCTGTTGGAAAAGGATGTGGTTTTGTACAATTTGCAAACAG AAATAATGCTGAAGAGGCATTGCAGAAGCTAAATGGGACAACTATAGGCAAGCAAATGGTTCGTCTTTCGTGGGGCCGCAATCCAGCAAATAAGCAG TTTAGAGGAGATTTCGGCAGTCCTTGGAATGGGGCATATTACGGGGGAGCTGTTTATGATGGTTATGGGTATGCTTTACCAGCTCCTCATGATCCCAGTATCTATGCTGCTGCTTATGGGGCATACCCTATTTATGGAGGACACCAGCAGCAAGTAAGTTAA
- the LOC108341123 gene encoding uroporphyrinogen-III synthase, chloroplastic, which produces MAQFSLSPPSFPTSSLPLRRRIFLAPPPRTAASSATDAVSTSSSASNYAPKVIVTRERGKNSKLIAALAKHEINCLELPLIEHTQGPDLDRLPSVLGDNAFDWVVITSPEAGSVFLEAWRASGMPHVKIGVVGTGTASIFEETLQSSNRSLDIAFVPSRATGKVLATELPKLGNKCTVLYPASAKASNEIEDGLSKRGFEVTRMNTYTTVPVQHVDHMVLKLAFDAPILTVASPSAIRAWKNLLSDLEWNNSVACIGETTAAMARSLGFTNVFYPTQPGLEGWVESILEALRS; this is translated from the exons ATGGCACAGTTTTCTCTCTCCCCTCCCTCCTTTCCAACTTCTTCTCTCCCACTGCGACGGCGAATCTTTCTCGCTCCTCCACCAAGAACCGCCGCCTCTTCCGCCACCGACGCCGTTTCCACTTCCTCTTCCGCTTCGAATTACGCGCCCAAAGTCATCGTCACTAGAGAGCGCGGCAAGAACTCCAAGCTCATCGCCGCTCTG GCTAAACATGAAATCAATTGTTTGGAGCTTCCACTCATTGAGCACACGCAGGGACCTGATTTAGACAGGCTTCCTTCTGTATTAGGTG ACAATGCATTTGACTGGGTTGTCATAACTTCTCCTGAGGCAGGTTCAGTCTTTCTAGAGGCATGGAG AGCTTCTGGGATGCCTCATGTCAAAATTGGTGTTGTTGGGACTGGCACTGCAAGCATTTTCGAGGAAACTTTGCAGTCTTCAAACCGATCCCTTGATATTGCCTTTGTGCCATCAAGAG CAACAGGAAAGGTTTTGGCTACTGAGCTTCCTAAGCTTGGAAATAAATGCACCGTTCTCTATCCTGCTTCTGCAAAGGCTAGCAATGAGATTG AGGATGGACTTTCAAAGCGTGGATTTGAGGTTACTAGAATGAATACATATACAACG GTTCCAGTTCAACATGTTGACCATATGGTTCTAAAGCTAGCATTTGATGCCCCTATTCTTACAGTAGCTTCACCATCTGCTATTCG GGCCTGGAAGAATCTTCTTTCAGATTTAGAGTGGAACAATTCTGTGGCATGCATTGGTGAGACAACTGCCGCAATGGCAAGAAGTTTAGGCTTCACTAATGTGTTCTACCCAACACAACCAGGCCTCGAAGG CTGGGTAGAAAGCATTCTGGAAGCATTACGTTCCTAA